From the Oryza glaberrima chromosome 5, OglaRS2, whole genome shotgun sequence genome, one window contains:
- the LOC127774348 gene encoding probable serine/threonine-protein kinase PBL7 has translation MSCFPCFGGGKKKSLSADTGRFDDADAAPASQMTPPAPAPAPMTPPRPDQAPKPSEDASAGLAIAGQAFAFRELAAATDHFTPYNLIGEGGFFRVYKGQLEKTGQTVVIKQLDRHGFQGNNEFLDEVSKLSRLHHDNLVDIIGYCADGDQRLLVYEFMSAGNLEEHLFDLPADKKPMDWCTRMKVAYGAAQGLEYLHEKASPPVVYGDFKASNVLLDDALTPKLSDFGLAQLGQVGGNAPAPMMGSFGCCAPEYDRSGQATMKSDVYSFGVVLVQLISGRRAIDPDKPTEEQNVVAWAMPMFKDQKRYHELVDPLIKSEYAAKALNQVVAMAAMCLQEEDSVRPLMADVVMTLGFLTSLPPDPPAASVPAPAPSASPAPKSDHSDSSSSSSSDDDDDDNDNEEEEGEEEEEEDAEEQ, from the exons CCGTGCTTCGGCGGCGGAAAGAAGAAGAGCCTGAGTGCCGACACGGGGCGGTTCGACGACGCGGATGCGGCGCCCGCGTCGCAGAtgacgccgcccgcgcccgcgcccgcgcccatGACGCCGCCCAGGCCCG ATCAGGCCCCCAAGCCATCCGAGGACGCCTCGGCGGGGCTCGCCATCGCCGGGCAGGCGTTCGCGTTCCGCGAGCTCGCCGCGGCCACCGACCACTTCACGCCGTACAACCTCATCGGAGAAGGCGGCTTCTTCCGGGTCTACAAGGGTCAACTGGAGAAGACTGGGCAG ACCGTGGTCATCAAGCAGCTGGACAGGCATGGCTTCCAAGGCAACAATGAGTTCCTGGACGAGGTCTCGAAGCTCAGCCGGCTCCACCACGACAACCTCGTCGACATCATCGGCTACTGCGCCGACGGCGACCAGCGGCTCCTCGTCTACGAGTTCATGTCCGCCGGCAACTTGGAAGAACACTTGTTCG aTTTGCCGGCGGACAAGAAGCCGATGGACTGGTGCACGAGGATGAAGGTGGCGTACGGCGCAGCGCAGGGGCTGGAGTACCTGCACGAGAAGGCGAGCCCGCCGGTGGTGTACGGCGACTTCAAGGCGTCCAACGTCCTGCTCGACGACGCCCTCACGCCGAAGCTGTCCGACTTCGGGCTCGCGCAGCTCGGCCAGGTGGGCGGCAACGCGCCGGCGCCGATGATGGGCTCGTTCGGCTGCTGCGCGCCGGAGTACGACCGCAGCGGCCAGGCCACCATGAAGTCCGACgtctacagcttcggcgtcgtgCTGGTGCAGCTCATCTCCGGCAGGAGAGCCATCGACCCCGACAAGCCCACGGAGGAGCAGAACGTGGTCGCCTGG GCAATGCCGATGTTTAAAGACCAGAAGAGATATCACGAGCTGGTGGATCCACTCATCAAGAGCGAGTACGCAGCAAAGGCATTGAACCAGGTGGTCGCCATGGCCGCGATGTGCTTGCAGGAGGAAGACTCCGTGCGGCCGTTGATGGCCGACGTTGTCATGACGCTGGGCTTCCTGACCTCACTGCCACCGGATCCACCAGCTGCCAGCGTCCCAGCCCCAGCTCCATCTGCCTCCCCTGCACCAAAATCAGATCACTCTGAtagctcgtcgtcgtcttcctcggacgacgacgatgacgacaacgacaacgaagaagaggaaggggaggaagaggaggaagaagatgcagaGGAGCAATAA